The following coding sequences are from one uncultured Devosia sp. window:
- a CDS encoding FadR/GntR family transcriptional regulator yields the protein MIEAGSLIRSLSGRPAARNFHNFVINEIGLGIVTGKFPVGSILASDAAMMESYGVSRTVLREALKTLEAKGLVEARPKVGTRVSPMSRWSFFDPQVLSWHFYAKPDRHFYESLFDMRRALEPRAAFLAAQRRTAENIRVMKYWLHQMDSAGGDLENHGIAALEIHRTMAETSGNVLMRSVTGVVELTLALALRQSAGAGDYLADTLGKLTTLVAAIGDRDASTAHTLVEQVIDLDEAATMLAITP from the coding sequence ATGATCGAAGCAGGCAGCCTTATTCGCTCGCTATCCGGGCGACCGGCTGCACGGAATTTCCATAACTTCGTCATCAATGAAATCGGGTTGGGCATCGTCACCGGCAAGTTTCCGGTTGGCTCGATCCTGGCCAGCGATGCGGCGATGATGGAGAGCTATGGCGTCTCGCGGACCGTGCTGCGCGAGGCGCTGAAAACCTTGGAAGCCAAAGGGTTAGTGGAGGCGCGGCCTAAGGTCGGTACCCGCGTTTCGCCCATGAGCCGCTGGAGCTTTTTCGATCCACAGGTCCTGTCCTGGCATTTCTATGCCAAGCCCGACCGGCATTTCTACGAAAGCCTCTTCGACATGCGCCGGGCGCTCGAGCCGCGGGCGGCTTTCCTCGCCGCTCAGCGGCGCACGGCGGAGAATATCCGCGTCATGAAATACTGGCTGCATCAGATGGATAGCGCCGGCGGCGACCTCGAGAACCATGGCATTGCGGCGCTGGAAATCCATCGCACCATGGCCGAGACTTCGGGCAATGTGCTGATGCGCAGCGTAACCGGCGTGGTGGAACTGACGCTCGCCCTGGCGCTGCGTCAGAGCGCTGGGGCAGGGGACTATCTGGCGGACACCCTTGGAAAATTGACCACGCTTGTGGCAGCGATCGGAGACCGGGATGCGTCGACGGCGCACACCTTGGTCGAACAGGTCATCGACCTTGACGAAGCCGCGACCATGCTCGCCATCACACCCTGA
- a CDS encoding ABC transporter permease has protein sequence MKRLHLERLANPQLLALAAVLLINWALFPNFFRITWQDGRLFGSLIDVLNRGAPVAILAIGMTGVIATKGVDLSVGAIMAVCGAVAATMVVAGYPTPIAVIAALAVGLACGLWNGFLVAVLDIQPIIATLVLMVAGRGIAQLITEGYIVTFNDPALIFIGTGSFLGFPMAAVIALVLMVLVTLVVKRTAIGLFIQAIGVNRAAASLAGIRSRMLLMLVYALSGFCAAIAGIVVAADIRGADANNSGLWLELDAILAVVIGGTSLLGGRFSIPLAVVGAIIIQAMNTGILVSGFRPEFNLIVKAGMIILILMLQSPLVGNAFDFFKRSPRQAKPK, from the coding sequence ATGAAGCGGCTCCATCTCGAACGCCTCGCCAATCCGCAACTGCTGGCTCTCGCCGCCGTGCTGCTGATCAACTGGGCACTGTTCCCCAATTTCTTCCGCATCACCTGGCAGGACGGGCGCCTGTTCGGCTCGCTGATCGACGTGCTCAACCGCGGTGCGCCGGTGGCCATCCTCGCCATCGGCATGACCGGCGTCATCGCCACCAAGGGCGTGGACCTGTCGGTCGGCGCCATTATGGCGGTCTGCGGCGCGGTCGCCGCGACCATGGTGGTAGCCGGTTATCCGACGCCCATTGCCGTCATCGCCGCCCTGGCGGTGGGGCTGGCCTGTGGCCTCTGGAACGGCTTCCTCGTCGCCGTGCTCGATATCCAGCCGATCATCGCGACACTGGTACTGATGGTGGCGGGCCGCGGCATCGCCCAGCTGATCACCGAGGGCTATATCGTCACCTTCAACGATCCGGCGCTCATCTTCATCGGTACCGGCTCCTTCCTCGGCTTCCCCATGGCCGCCGTCATTGCGCTGGTCTTGATGGTCCTGGTGACGCTGGTGGTGAAACGCACCGCCATCGGCCTCTTCATCCAGGCCATTGGCGTCAACCGCGCGGCCGCCTCGCTGGCGGGTATCCGCAGCCGCATGCTCCTGATGCTGGTTTACGCGCTGTCCGGCTTCTGCGCCGCCATTGCCGGCATTGTCGTGGCCGCCGATATCCGCGGCGCCGACGCCAACAATTCCGGCCTCTGGCTCGAACTCGACGCCATCCTGGCGGTGGTGATCGGTGGCACCTCGCTGCTGGGCGGACGCTTCTCCATCCCGCTGGCCGTGGTCGGAGCCATCATCATCCAGGCCATGAATACCGGCATCCTGGTCTCCGGCTTCCGGCCCGAATTCAACCTCATCGTCAAGGCCGGCATGATCATCCTGATCCTCATGCTGCAATCGCCACTCGTCGGCAATGCCTTCGATTTCTTCAAGCGCAGTCCCCGTCAGGCGAAACCCAAATGA
- the yjfF gene encoding galactofuranose ABC transporter, permease protein YjfF has translation MKRSLRPLAATAVIFIIAYGLSVFQFPGMLSTRVLGNFLTDNAFLGIAAVGMTFVIISGGIDLSVGAVIGFTGVLVAVLISWLGLHPLVAFVIALGVAAMFGAAMGLTIHYLQVPSFIVTLAGMFLARGGASVITQDSVPINHEFYGLISDLIIRLPGGGRLSFIGLLMVFIFLVGALLAHRTRFGSYVYALGGNPVSASLMGVPVARTTVQIYMLSSVLAALSGIVFSLYTSAGYPLAAVGVELDAISAVVIGGTLLTGGYGFVLGTFVGVMLLGLVQTYIIFDGTLSSWWTKIVIGVLLFLFIVLQRIIFAASAPREDQPEKV, from the coding sequence ATGAAACGTTCCCTTCGCCCGCTGGCCGCAACCGCCGTCATCTTCATCATCGCCTATGGCCTGAGCGTCTTTCAGTTCCCCGGCATGCTCTCGACCCGCGTGCTCGGCAACTTCCTGACCGACAATGCCTTTCTGGGCATTGCCGCCGTCGGCATGACCTTCGTCATCATCTCGGGCGGCATCGACCTCTCTGTGGGGGCGGTGATCGGCTTCACCGGTGTGCTGGTGGCCGTGCTGATCTCCTGGTTGGGCCTCCATCCGCTCGTGGCCTTCGTCATCGCACTGGGCGTTGCGGCGATGTTCGGCGCGGCCATGGGGCTGACCATCCACTATCTGCAGGTGCCCAGCTTCATCGTGACGCTGGCCGGCATGTTCCTGGCCCGCGGTGGCGCCTCGGTCATCACGCAGGATTCCGTGCCGATCAACCACGAGTTCTATGGGCTGATTTCCGACCTCATCATCCGCCTGCCCGGCGGTGGCCGGTTGAGCTTCATTGGCCTGCTGATGGTCTTCATCTTCCTCGTCGGCGCGTTGCTGGCGCATCGCACGCGGTTCGGTTCCTATGTCTACGCGCTGGGTGGCAATCCCGTTTCGGCCTCGCTGATGGGCGTGCCGGTGGCGCGGACCACGGTGCAGATCTATATGCTGTCGAGCGTCCTGGCGGCCCTGTCGGGAATCGTCTTTTCGCTATATACATCAGCGGGCTATCCGCTGGCGGCGGTGGGCGTGGAGCTCGACGCCATCAGTGCGGTGGTCATCGGCGGCACGCTGCTGACCGGCGGCTATGGCTTCGTGCTCGGCACCTTCGTCGGCGTCATGCTGCTGGGTCTGGTTCAAACCTACATCATCTTCGACGGCACGCTGTCGAGCTGGTGGACCAAGATCGTGATCGGCGTGCTGTTGTTCCTCTTTATCGTCTTGCAGCGCATCATTTTTGCCGCCTCTGCCCCCCGGGAAGACCAGCCCGAGAAAGTCTAG